Sequence from the Rutidosis leptorrhynchoides isolate AG116_Rl617_1_P2 chromosome 3, CSIRO_AGI_Rlap_v1, whole genome shotgun sequence genome:
TTAACtaatcgaacttaaaatatgataaTACTATACAATTGATTGAGTTGATTTGTGTTATGTTTGACCTTTAATCTTTATTGATATGAACTCTACATGTATTGAGATGGTCATCATGAAGAGTTATGTATACATGAATTAAAAATTGTCATCTATGTTTtcactaaatatatatttatattcatatcccTATCAAATAtccaatatatgttcatttagtccATAAATATCCATCGTCGTAATTGATTGGGAGGCTTGTCAATCGGATAGAATGACCGCTGCAATTCGCAATCCCCAATCCCTAATTTTAATCATGGTATAATGCTATTAGTATGTTTCATATTAGGCAAATAACTCGAAAAAATAGCATAGGTTACACGAAGTGACAATAAAGGTAATATAACTTTCATTGATGCACGAAAAAGACTATATACTTTAATTTGAAACATGAAAATGACCAGAGGCGAAGCCAGGATTTCATGATAAGGGATGCTTAcacaaaatagatacatatatatatatatatatatatatatatatatatatatatatatatatatatatatatatatatatatatatatatataatgaacatTCTatgttcattatatatatataatgaacatTCTATGTACATAATCAATGATCAACGGTAACAAATCCAACCAGATataatgacaatgcatcatcagaAAAGAATGAAAATGACgaagatttttaaatataacaagtTTTTCAAAAGAAATCATCAAAAAATAGATTAATATCTACTGCGCGTCGATCCGTTGTCTCATTGAGTaacctataataattataataattgtataagttaaatatgtataaacatacactaaaaagttaattgtttaatattgtACCTTTGGAAATGTAATAACTCTAAAGACTAGTAGGAAATAAGAATGTTCATAATCAAAATAAACAGATTCATAGTGGCATTAGTTTGATGGTTGTTaaaattgtaaaaataaaataataactcACTAAGGTTATGATGCATGAAATATTGAAATCTAATGAAGAACAACAAACAATTGGTCTAAAGTTTGTAGAATCAAACTCAAAAATTCAAACGTATCGCTCTTCACTCTTTTGTAGTTACGGCAGAGGGAATCCCAAATCTTCAGTAGATCTAAGTCACGCCTAATTTTGTATAGGGTATAATGTTTGTGAATAAAGTTTGAAGTTAGTTTTAATATTTATGGGCCCCTTAGGCCTTAGACTACTTACAAATTAAAACTAATAGTCCATATACAAATAtaaaattttgacccatttacaattGGACTACACAAGTAGATGGTTACTTTGGACTTACTGAGGATGCTTATAGCAATTTACAAAAATTCAGCATATGAAATTTGGGGTCGGTGGTCAACTTGAGGGTAGCTCAACACCCCCAAGCTACCCTCCTCCCTCCACCATTGAAAATAACTACTATTACAAAAAGAGTTAATTTGAAGTAATATTTTTTACATGGCGGCTTTGTCATCACCATCTAGACTCCAATTAGACTccatttcatcatcttcttcactcaATTATTCCAACCAACTTTTCCAGTCATCTTCCACGACTAATTTTTTGAGTAACTTCttttatattgttatttttattattttttttacagcaATTTTATTGTATATACCACAAAAATTACAAAAATTCGTACAAGATGTTATACATAAAGATATCGAGCTAGAATCCTATGAAAACATCTAAAACTCGCAACTACAACTCGACTAACAAATGATTACAAAACAAAAATAGAAGGATTTTGCAACCAATCAAGCCACTCAATATTTTTTGTTTTACATATCTTCGCGACCCATTCGTAACTCTTCACTTGTATGTAGTTTAAAGCAACCGGAGGGGACCAACACGATTTATTAAAAACCTTTTGATTCCGATTTTTTCAAATGAGATACAAGGAAGTCCACACCATTGCTTGCCAAACCCTCGCACCAAATACCGAACATTGAAAATATGACTCGCTACGTAACAGACCATCGAGACTAATCTGCCCATGATTTGCCGAGCATATACCCCACCATTTAAGAACTTTTTCCCATATTTCACGAACCTTTGTACATGAAAACAGAGCATGCTCAACCGATTCTATAACATTATCGCATAAAGGGCAAAGAACGGAATGTAAATCGATACCCCGTTTGTCAAGTTCGAACAACATGGGCAATCTATCCCTTCTCGCCCTCCACACGAAAACACCCACTTTAATTGGAACAAGATTATTTCTCATGGTAGCCAAATTTGATGGGTTCGGAGGAAAACACATAGTCATAAGTAACTTTGTTAAAGCGTTGGTAGAAAAAATACCGGACCCGCAAAGCTTCTAAACCCAATAATTATCCTTTTCAAGATCCATTTTTGCTGAAGACGAAATCAGCAGCTCCAGCTCTTCGACCTCGCCACTTGTTCTGCCTGTAACTTTACGCAACCATAGCCAACTTGGAACCCATGAACTGCCATCCCAATTGAGCCGCTCCGCAACCGTAGCATTCGGATTAGATTCAAGCCGCACCAATCTCTTGAAAATCTCCTTTAAGGTTTTATCTCCAAGCCACACATCATCCCAAAATTTAGTATTGTTTCCGTTACCGACCACTTTTGTAAATGACTTCGAAAATTGCACCTAAGCTATCAATCTCGAAACCTGTTTTTACACTTTTACTCCATGTAGTATTAGAACAAGAAGATGAATTGACCCAAGTAGTATTAGTGAGCTtttacttgatttatgatttttagGTTTATGGTGGGATTATTATATACGAGTTTAATTTTGACTTGGAACTCCCATATGATTTGGTGTAATTTAATttgaaaatatttatataatttgatTTGATTCACATGTATTCGTTGAAAATGAGGATGTATTTTATTTGATTTGCGGGCCTTAGGATTGACAAGTATTGCCTAGATTGTTGGTTTGATGGTTGTTGCCATTTATAATCCGTAATTGGAATGTTTGGTTATCTTTAGTGACATTTACAGGTGAGAACTTTTTATCAAAAAAAAGGGTGATGAAGGCGGAGAGAAGATGTGTAAAAAAAATGAAATTAACCTTTTGTCAAGTAACACGAGTTAATTTAACAAATATTTTAACGATCGTCAACTTCAAAAACCAACCGTGCAATTTACATGACTAACCAAGTAAAAGCAAAAGTTTAAGATCACTCATATAATCTCTAGTACAAACCAGATGGACCGACTATAAATAAAATCCAACGGTTCTCACTTGTCAAGGCAGTGGAACCTAAACTAGGGTTTACCATCTTCCATTACCCGACCCGCTCGGTTTCACTCGAAAGTCGAAAATAGGCGGGAGACGGCAACATTTTTCAATCCACGCGAGAAACCCCCTCCCTTTCTTCTaagcatttcatcgaacacttTGACTGCAAACGAGACAATGTCATCATCATCAATCGGTGTTCGACACCTCACCGTTCTTGGTGAATTCAAGCCCTTCGGCCTAGTTGCTGAAGCTCTTGACGGTAAGTCTGCTGATGAGATTAGTGATGAGTATGAGTATTTCTTGTTTGATCCAGAAGTTACCAGACAACAAGATGAACCCGATTCAGATGATAATGAAACGTCTTCTTCTTTGAGTGATCGGAGCGATCATGAACTTTTTGTTCGAGGAAATCGGTAATGCCACCATTacttttatattatatttacgaattAAAAGGTTTTCAATTGGTTTTAGATTGAATTTAAGAGTTCTGTCGCCCAATtcaattttgtatatgtatatgtatgtatctatacaATTTCAGAAACACAGTTTTGCAGATCATATGTTTTGTACAAAAATACCCTAATATTTCACTAAATCAGTTGCATCACAGTAAGATTTCAGTAAGTTTGATCATAGTGATAATAGTTGTAAACAGTCGATAAATTGATACAGTTTGCTTTGTTTTCTATTATTCTAACCCTTTTCTTttgattttaatttgattttttCACAAAAATTTGTACAACCGTTGAATGTGACAGGATAATATGGACAGTAGGAGCAAGAGTGTACAAGAGATTCAGTTTACCTGAACCAGTTATCAAGGTACGTGTTTTTAGGtccatatatatttttaattatcataGGGTGTTATAACTTATAGGTAGATATATGTTTGTCTATTTTAGGTAGTATTAAGATATATAGGTAGATtttgttgttggtattctttgaTGTAACAACTTATATTTCGGCATTGGGTTGAATACACTGCTACTTACCTTCATTATATTGTTGAAGTCTAGGCCTGCTGGTGTCGAATGGGAGACTCATCTGGAGCTCTTCTTTGTATTCTACACGTAGATAGTTTGGCCATTTATAGCACATCAGGTATGTGGAACTTATTGTTTTTGCTGTTGCAGTTCTGACAATAGATTTAACACAATTATGAAGTACTCTGTATGACATAGTGGAGGTTAATGTCACtgctttttaaaaaaataaaaaataaagcatCATCACATGGTATAATCAaatcataagttcattttcaataAAGATAGGCCTTAACTTCAAATTAAAGGTTGAACTACTTTGTTATATGATGTGTATTTTTTTCCTTCACCGTGTATAGTTTCACTTTTAGCTTAACCCTACTGGTTTAAAGTTGGTTGCTTGTTTTGGCAGGCGATACATTATCTATCCCTCTTCCGAGTAACGTCACATCAATATGGCCTCTTCCATGCGGTCTACTTCTTCAACAAATAAATGAATCAAAGCCATCAAGGCATTCTTTTTATTCATCTTCAAGTCCGTTATTGACTGCCCTTGATATACCTCGCTCAAAAAAAGATATGGGCTATAGTCCTCAACAGTCTTTCATTCGAAGAAGTCTGTGGGATCACTCAGTTAAAGTAGACGGAACTTCACTTTCATCACATCTGATTTTAATGGATCCATTCGAAGAACCACAGGTAAAACTCTTTCCTTTTATAGCCAATGAAGATGTGTCGTCTTAATCTTTTGCTCTTGTTTTGGTTGTCATTTATTTAAAAGGCTGCATCATGCATGTGTATGAATTTGTTAGTATGTTATTGCTAGCCAATTCATATGGAGGAAAGAGGGAAGTTAAGCAACATGAAAGAATTTGATGAGAAGACAATATGGACTAGTGATCTTATCCCACTTATGGCGTCATATCATAAAGGTTTAACTATTTTCACACCTTGCATACCCTTTAAATATCTATTATAGCTCTGAGAGAACTTGTATTTCTTTCAGGAAAGATGCAACATTCACTCTGGAGTGCAGAGATTATTAGTTCCAACCTTGATGCAGGGGATTCAGTACTTTCTGATGTCTTAATATCAAAAAAATTATCTTTTAGAAGAATATGGCAAGGGAAAGGTGCACAAGCGGCTGCAAGTGAGGTGACATTCGTTCATATGATTCTTAAGTTGTTTATTTATTGATCAAGCACTATAGGTTATCTGAAATGATGTTACACAGGTGTTTCTGGCAACAGATACTGATGCCACTCCCATTATTTGTTTCCTTCTTCAAGATCAAAAGAAGTTAGTAGCAGTTAGGATTCAGTGTGTTGAATTGAATAATGAGATCCTCTATGATATTAGACCTGACATGAGCTGGAGTATACCTGCCATTGCTGCAGCACCTGTTGTTGTAACTCGCCCAAGGTAAGGAATTAATGACCGttgttgctttttttttttttttttaattattatttggtAACTTGGTATTTTAAACTGTGCTCTGTATGTTGTTGTTTCTAGAGTTAAAGTTGGACAACTGCCATACAGAGATATCATTGTTTTGGCTCCTGAAAACACTCTTCTTCTATATGTAAGTTCGTTACATTTGTTGTTCCTGCCATGAAGTGTTGTGAACAATAACCTAGTCAACAAGCGCTCGATCTCTATATAAACACACATACTTGTAAAAATTATGAATACCCTAAAAGGATAAATTAACTTTTTTGGAACTGTGCATCACTCTTAAACCTGGTGCAAATTGAATGTAGGTGTACATCAGTTAGAATAAGTAACTTTTATCTGTATTGCTATAAGAAAAGGTTAAAAGTTCAATAAAACGTTAACTTTTTTGTGTTAAGTGCTAATCATTCTGTAATTAACTTCTGTGATATTTTTACTGCATTAGTCAGGGAAGCAATGTCTGTGTAGATATATCCTTCATCCATTTCAAGGAAATGGTGGTGTTTCACATAATGTCAAGCCACTTGAAGCACCAACTGCTTTTCATGATTCAAAGGTTATTGGATTGGCTGACGCTGTTGAAGGGAGAATCAATgtcattttaaacaatggacagGTTTAATAGCTATTCACATCCATGTCTTGGTTCACGTTTATCATATGTTAGCTCCGTGGACTATCTTTTTATGGTTAcattatatttttttctttattaCATATTCAGATCCTTAGATGTGCGTTTCGAAGATACCCTTCATCATCATTGGCAAATGATTGTATCACAGCAATGGCTGAGGGACTTAAAGATAATTTATATAATCACTTTGTGGCCCTTCTTTGGGGAAATGGTGATTCGGCTTATCTATCTAGAGTAGATTCTCCTGTTGATTGCGAATGGGAGTCTTTTTCTGCTATTATATTACAAATTTTTGGGAAATCTAGGAAAACATCTCAAATACGTTCAGGTTCCGCATGGGAGTTTCTTATTAACAGCACCTTTCACGAGAAATATTCCAAATCTCACTTCATGTGTGGATTTTCACCTAGACCTTCTCTTCAAAATGACGAATCATGTTCACCTTCTCCACAAATGGATACGTCCTACCCATCTGAATCCTTGATAGAGATTCTTGATGTACTACATGCTGTGTATGAAAGTTTAAAACTTAATCATCTTCGCAAAAGGTATCcttaaatttcatatctttttaccTTCACCGCTTTTCTCAATAATATATGTAAGTTATTCTCTGTGACCTTCTTGTTCATACCTGCATACACGTTATTGCAGGGATTTGGGTCTCCTCGTCGATTTATTATGCGAAGTCTCAAAGTTTTTAGGGGAAGCTGATTACCTGGACTATTACATACGTGACTTTCCCATTCTTTCAAGAAAGTACTCTATTCACAACACTTCATTATCTCAAAAAACTCCTCCTAGTTTGTTTAGGTGGCTCGAGAATTGTTTGCGATATGGATGTATTGGTACCAACGTTAGTGATCTTCCTGCTCTAATGCGTAAAGACGGAAATTCTGTCGTGAGCTGGGCCAGAAAAATCGTTTCATTTTATAGCGTGTTATGTGGTGTAAAAATTAACGGGAACAAATTGTCATCTGATGTTTACTGTAAGTTTGCTACTGGATCTGCTTCCACTCCTGAAGAGTTAACGGTACTTGCAATGGTTGGAGAAAGATTTGGATTGCAACAACTAGATCTTTTGCCTGTTGGTGTATCTCTTCCTTTGCGACATGTAAGTTATGCTTATATAGTTGTACATCCTATATATATGCATTATTTGCAATAAATTGTTCATGTGAAAACTTATAGGTACTGGACAAGTGCCGGGAGTGTCCACCTACTGATTGGCCTGCTTCTGCATATGTTCTACTTGGCCGAGAAGATCTTTCTTTATCTTGTTTATCACGCTCAAATAAATTTGGTGATATCAAGTCTTCCAACAATGTGACTTCGGTTTCTATGTCTACGCCTTACATGCTACATCTACATCCAGTTACTATTCCTTCTTCAGTTACTGATGCAACTGAATTGGATAGTTCTAAGAATGAGGATACATATTGTATGGATGGATCTACAATTGATGGCATGGAGCATATCTTCAACTCTAGCACTCAGTTGCGATTTGGCCGTGATTTGCGATTAAACGAGGTATGTTTTGGCTTCTGTTTGTAGGATAATGTTGCCAATAGTGCTGTGCTTGTAAATATTTGTTGTTTTCTCTCGTCTTTTGCTTTTATGGTGTTAATACTGTCCTGCTCATGTGGTTACTTCTGATTCCGTTTAATATCCTTTATGTATTTTTGCTCTctttaatgatttttttttttgttttttgttaaaTTTTGAACTTGTACTGGCAGGTTAGACGTCTACTATGCTCTGCAAGACCTGTGGCAATTCAAACACCAGCTAACCCTACCGCACTTGATCAGGATTTCCAACAGGTAATATCTTGCTTTTGGTTTACGAATGCTATTAGTACAATCATGCACATCTAACGAAGCTCACATGAATAGTTTTCTTAATGAAATGGAAGTTATTTCAGAACATATTTATATGTTTATACGGTTAAACGTCTAACATATTGTATTACATGAGATTGACCCAGGCTTGGATGTATGATTTTGTATACTCTGTAATGTGGTTCAGTTTGTTTTTATTTGCCTGCTTAGCTGATTAAAGTGCAAGAACTTCTGTTTCCTTTGCGTGTCTTGATTGGACTGAATGTGCTCAGTAAGTTAATCTTAGCAGAGAGTAACCTGTTGCCCACCAGTACTTAAGCTAAATCGAACTTTTTATTGCATATCAACTAGTCAAACTAAATAACTAATTTATAGTACAATCATATTCTGTATTCTTCTGGTTTTCTTTTGCAGGCTCAGTTATGGCAGCTTGCTCAGAGGACAACTGCTCTCCCTATTGGTCGTGGTGCATTTACCCTTTCAACTTCATGTACTTTGTTAACAGAGGTATGTCTTTTGCGCCCCTATTTCAGAAATTAGAGTTAAATTGCTTTACTTTGCGAAACACTTAACACTTGAGAAATGGTTTATGTTGTTGTCCCTTGAAACATCTTGCAGGCACTTCCTGTCCCAAATTTGATATTAGCAGGCAGATTGTCCGCCCAACAAAATGCCAATGTACGGTTCTACCTTTTCTTTATCTTTTTACTTTGACATTCAACATTCTTGGCCACAGTTATACTGGGTTAGCTATTGTAGTTTCTGCCTTTATAGACTTGTTTGTAAAGTCTATATATGGTTTTAGAGAGGAAGTCTTTATTATTAAACAAGATTGTCTAACATCTGGTGTCGTTATTCTGGATTTTAGTACACATTGTCAGTCTGAAAAAGTCATGCTCCACAGGTTAACCTGGACCCGACCATAAGGAACATACAGGAACTTAAATCTTGGCCCGAGTTTCACAATGCCGTAGCTGCTGGACTACGGATGGCACCTCTTCAGGTTTATTGTGTGTTTAAGAGTAATATATAAATGTTTAATGTTCCCTCTGTATGTGAAATTATTCATATAGTTTATAGATTATTGTCATAAAACTGAGATTGGGTTTTGCACTGACATGTCATCTTCTGCACTGACATGTCATCTTCTCGTGATATGTGTAAAAATTGTAAATTTTAGATTCCATTGATGAGTAGTAAATGTAAATGTAATTTTTTAATATTTATAAGAAAATTTTGAGCTCATTAAATACACCTTATCGTGTAGCAAAACCCTACAAGAACATTTGTACTGATTACTAGCGTTATTTTTCAGGGTAAAATGTCTAGAACTTGGATCGCTTACAACAAACCCAAGGAACCAAACGTTACTCATGCAGGCCTCCTTCTTGCACTGGGATTGCATGGTCACTTAGATGTTCTGAATATAACTGATATATATCAGTACTATTCACAGGTATTGTGTATTTTGTATCCTCTTATTTTGGCATGAGTTTATGTTTGACAACTACAAAAAATCTGGATGTTTAAAGTATCGGAATTTCTGGAAACCAAAGTTTACTGCACACTTGACTTGTATAACTACATTCTTTTGTTAACGTTTCAATTATTCGATCTATATTTCCTTCTATATGTtggaaaataatgattttcatactACTCAGTTGATGCTTCTTATGTAGTTAAGTCCAGGATGACGTATAAGAGGAATTGACAAGTTCACCATAATTCAAACATcaaacatatttatatacattaacttCATTCCTCTCAAACAAGGAGATCTGCAATTTTAGAGTCCCTACGCAGTGTGATGTAACTATGACATATATTATAGCACATAGGTTGCACCATTGATTATCACAAAGTTATATAGGGAAACACCTGTGACTTACTCTGCAAATCTAATGCTATCATCGTAGTGGCATCCTCTGCAAATCTAATGGTAGCATCTTTTTATAGGAACACGAAAGCACTACAGTAGGTTTAATGCTTGGACTTTCTGCATCTTATAGAGGAACAATGCAGCCGGCAATATCAAAGGTTAGTCTTGTGCATCTTGTCCACCATTTTCTTTTAATCATACCGTGCTGGCAATTGTTTGATCTCATATTGTATCAACTTAATTAATCTGATACGGAGTAAAACTTTTCCCTTGCACAAATTTTCTGCTTTTGTTGATCATGAAATGGTAGGTCCTTATGATATACTTGCTGCGTTTCTACATATCAATGTTTAAATCACCCATCTTTCTTATTCCTAATGCTTGATTTCCAGTCTGATCACTTTTTTACACATTTTAGTATAATTGTATCTTATTTCGTTATCCTCTCAAAAGTGAATTTTGTCACTGGTAAGAGGAtggattttcaatttttt
This genomic interval carries:
- the LOC139895761 gene encoding anaphase-promoting complex subunit 1, with the protein product MGDSSGALLCILHVDSLAIYSTSGDTLSIPLPSNVTSIWPLPCGLLLQQINESKPSRHSFYSSSSPLLTALDIPRSKKDMGYSPQQSFIRRSLWDHSVKVDGTSLSSHLILMDPFEEPQPIHMEERGKLSNMKEFDEKTIWTSDLIPLMASYHKGKMQHSLWSAEIISSNLDAGDSVLSDVLISKKLSFRRIWQGKGAQAAASEVFLATDTDATPIICFLLQDQKKLVAVRIQCVELNNEILYDIRPDMSWSIPAIAAAPVVVTRPRVKVGQLPYRDIIVLAPENTLLLYSGKQCLCRYILHPFQGNGGVSHNVKPLEAPTAFHDSKVIGLADAVEGRINVILNNGQILRCAFRRYPSSSLANDCITAMAEGLKDNLYNHFVALLWGNGDSAYLSRVDSPVDCEWESFSAIILQIFGKSRKTSQIRSGSAWEFLINSTFHEKYSKSHFMCGFSPRPSLQNDESCSPSPQMDTSYPSESLIEILDVLHAVYESLKLNHLRKRDLGLLVDLLCEVSKFLGEADYLDYYIRDFPILSRKYSIHNTSLSQKTPPSLFRWLENCLRYGCIGTNVSDLPALMRKDGNSVVSWARKIVSFYSVLCGVKINGNKLSSDVYCKFATGSASTPEELTVLAMVGERFGLQQLDLLPVGVSLPLRHVLDKCRECPPTDWPASAYVLLGREDLSLSCLSRSNKFGDIKSSNNVTSVSMSTPYMLHLHPVTIPSSVTDATELDSSKNEDTYCMDGSTIDGMEHIFNSSTQLRFGRDLRLNEVRRLLCSARPVAIQTPANPTALDQDFQQAQLWQLAQRTTALPIGRGAFTLSTSCTLLTEALPVPNLILAGRLSAQQNANVNLDPTIRNIQELKSWPEFHNAVAAGLRMAPLQGKMSRTWIAYNKPKEPNVTHAGLLLALGLHGHLDVLNITDIYQYYSQEHESTTVGLMLGLSASYRGTMQPAISKSLFVHLPARHPSSFPELELPTLLQSAALVSVGLLYEGSSHPQTMKILLGEIGRRSGGDNVLEREGYAVSAGFSLGLVALGRGLDAVGFMDTLVDRLFQYAGGNDIHHERSLLSNGLIDDHNRGSGQMMDGTQINVDVTAPGAIVALGLMYLKTESQAILSRLRVPQTHFELQYVRPDFIMLNVISRNLILWSRIHPSEDWIQAQIPTVILDGIIGLKDEMSDFSDEMDIEAIVKAYVNIVAGACISLGLRFAGTKDGAAHDLLYSYAIAFLNEIKPLSVKVMHGFPRGLSQYVDRGTLETCLHLIALSLSVVMAGSGHLPTFRLLKFLRGRNSADGHVNYGTQMAVSLAIGFLFLGGGTKTFSTSNSSIAALLITLYPRLPTGPNDNRCHLQAFRHLYVIATEARWVQTVDVDTGLPVYAPLEITIKETEHYAETSFCEVTPCILAERALLKTVRVCGPRYWPQVIELNPEEKPWWKAGDKNDPFNSGIIYIKLKVGACSYVDDPMGRQSLLSRAMQKVFGVASLSACTPSNNGDNAAVTVNQLVSTFSSDPSLIAFGALCCDHSWNIKSDTDFQEFCLQVLFECVSKDRPALLQVYLTLYTTVASMAEQVTNNVPIPTDSQFLPSLKIALAYNDALMNGRLTSSRGSIVQSTFLGSLNRRVEELLKYSPSLRTSLHDYFRSGRWSTRGEISQDDNLSTLVSWYLQWYSVPPPSKFQAGFEKLKSIRTPSLMPLIRLLFPDTHINAINEIDKYLLSSSKSGR